In the Pseudomonas sp. ADAK2 genome, one interval contains:
- a CDS encoding DUF934 domain-containing protein: protein MQRIIKNNEVVDETWHLLPKDFNIDEISNCDDLIVPLALWREHGRMLKARDGGLGVWLDADEEAEEIGEDVDNFQVIALNFPAFTDGRNYSNARLLRDRYGFKGELRAIGDVLRDQLFYLHRCGFDAFAIRADKDPYEALEGLKDFSVTYQAATDEPLPLFRRR, encoded by the coding sequence ATGCAGCGAATCATTAAGAACAACGAAGTCGTCGACGAAACCTGGCACTTGCTGCCCAAGGATTTCAACATCGACGAGATCAGCAACTGCGACGACCTGATCGTGCCGCTGGCGCTGTGGCGCGAACACGGGCGTATGCTCAAGGCCCGCGATGGCGGCCTGGGTGTGTGGCTGGACGCCGATGAAGAAGCCGAGGAAATCGGTGAAGACGTGGACAACTTCCAGGTCATCGCCCTGAACTTCCCGGCCTTCACCGATGGCCGCAACTACTCCAACGCCCGTCTGCTACGCGACCGTTATGGTTTCAAGGGCGAACTGCGGGCGATTGGCGATGTGCTGCGCGACCAGTTGTTCTACCTGCACCGCTGCGGTTTCGACGCGTTTGCCATTCGCGCCGATAAAGACCCGTACGAAGCCCTTGAAGGTCTCAAGGACTTCTCGGTGACGTACCAGGCCGCCACCGATGAGCCGCTGCCACTGTTCCGCCGCCGCTGA